CGTTCGTCACCTTGCGAAAGACGACGCTCCAGCGCAACGCCTGCTCACTGGCATTATTGGTTGACGGAATTGTCTCATCCGTCAAAAACAGCAACAGATGAGCCCGAATCTTCTGATAGCGTTTGAGCAACCGCTGTCCCTCGAGCGATTTGGGTTGCAGATTCAAGATCTCCCGCAGTAAGCCGCGAAATCGAGAGCAATACTGCTGAACGGTTGAGGCAGCCAGGGTGTGTCGTCGCCGTTGCAGGGCAATGGCTTTGAGGAGCAGCCATTTCATCCGGGGCGCAAACAACTCATCACCCGCATCCATGGCATACTGACAATCGCGCAGTTGATGGGCTAGACACACTTGCCAGTCGTGCGCCGGATGGGCGGTCTGGGCACTGAATAAATCAGACACCCAAACCTGTGGTTGATGCCCCGCCATCACGGTATCAATGACCGTTTTGCCACGACTGGGACGAATCACGTGCAAACACACCTGGTCGTTCTGAAACACCCATTCCCACTGGTTGGTCCCCTTCACTCGTGCCCCCGTCTCATCACTGCCGACGAGACGAGCACTGCGTAAACGTTCGACAATCTTGGCCACCGGGTTTTCTAGCTGAGAGCGCACCCGTTGCAGGAGATTGGCAATCGCTCCTTCGGACAGGCTGAGACCGTAAAGCTCACTCATCAGCTGGCTCAGCCGTTGATAGCTGATGGCATGGCTGTAACGGAGATAGGTCACTAAACTCACGACACTGGTGCCAAAGGGAGACCCTGGCTCCAAACCGACTGGAACAGGCGCTTCATACGCCTGCTGACAACACTGGCAAGTCCCACCGTAACGTTCAACCCGGGTGATGTGAGGAGTCATCGGCGGCAATTCAATGCGTTCGTAAGTCCCGCTCAAGCGTTGTGTTGATAGCTCCACTTCGACCCCACAGTGGGGACAACTCTTGGCTTGGGCAACGACGACTTGATCCGGTTGTTGGCTCAATTCTCGCCCACCGTTACGGTGACTTCCCGTTTCCTCACCATTGAGGGCAGGGGACTGAGCCCTCCTCTGATTTGGCTTGAAGCCCTGAGAAGGAGGCAAACTTGAATTACGGGAGGTTTTCTTGACCCGTTTTTGCTTCAGCTTTTCGACCTCTGAGCGCAACGTTTGCAACTCCTGCCACAGCCCTTGAATCAGGGCATCCTTTTCTGCGTGACTCAGTCCAGCGAGAGGGGGCAGTTCCTTCATGGCAAAAGTTTATCATCTTCTACCAAAGGCGTGCTTAGGTCAACCTAGTTGAGCAATTACGAGCCATCTTATAAACTAGGGCTAATCCATAGTCATGTTTATCTCGGTTAACCAGTGCTGTGATTGTTGTGCTAAAACCTGCCAATCTTGAAAAATGAAATGCGGCAGCTGAATATCCTGGTCCTTCACCTGTGTGCCCTGTAACCTTTCCATAAGGGGATTCTGTATCTACAAATAGTCCTAACCCATATCCTAAACTCTCAAATAACGGGAATTTCCCCAGGTTGTAAGTAGGGCAGGACATTTGTTCAACAAGTGACAGGTCGAGAATCTGTCCTCTAAATAACACATCTATGATTGTTGTAAGTTCTGGTGCAGTAGAAATAACAACCCTATGAGCAACCCAGGCTGGGTGATAGATGTGGGTTATATCTTGTAATTCATCTCCATTGAAAAAAGCGGAATATCCTGGAGTCAGATGAAAACTATTGTCTAAACTTATGGGAACAAAGGATTTTTTCAAAGACAGAGGGCTGAAAATCACTTGAGCTAAGAGCATCTGTATTGATAAACCGGTTGTTCGCTCAAGAATGCGTTTGAGTAATAGATAGCCGATATTGGAATATCCCCATCCTTTGCCTGGCATGAATCGTAGTCCTTGAGTTTGGGCAAGATCTAGAAACGTTTCTGTTGACCAAGGAGAGCTTGGATTGGCTTTGACAGCCTCAGAATAGGCAGGCACTCCGCCGTAATCTGGTAGTCCACTAGTATGGCTTAGCAGCTGGCGAAGTGTGATGGAACTATCTAGAGAAAGATCACTGAGGTAAGCATGTACAGGTGTGTCTAGTTCAAGCAATCTTTTTCCCACAAGATATAGTGCTACCGTTGCTATCAGGCTTTTAGTAATGCTGTAGATATAAAAACTAGCATCTGTAGACAGCAACACTTTATGATCTCTGTTTTCACAGCCAATCCCTGTTCGAGAAAAGCTTGGCCATTGATATGTACAGCGATCGCAGCACCAGGAGTCTGAGATTTAATCAAGGACTGCTGGACGACTAATTTGAGTTGCTCTCGACGGTCTTGCTCCACAGTAAAATACTTGAATACATACTGGTTCAGCTTCTATGGTAGGGGTTGTATGGCGATCGCCGCAGACACGCATATAGTCGGTTGTGAAGTTGCCAATATTGTCGCCGTCCGGTTAGCTTCAGTGTTATCGCCTACGATGTCGAGTGCTTTAATGAAGCTATGCATTGTCAGATCTTTCTTCACAAAGAGGGTAATCCCCAAAGCGATTACGCAGTCTGTGTTTGAGCGATCGCCCCTCTCCCCCCACCCCTTGGCGCGATCGCAAATTTAATGAAAGTACAGATGTTATGTGACCAATCATGACTATATTTTTCGTGACTAGAAGAGATGTTGAGATCGCTTCAAGAAACCCCTAATGCTGATAGAAAGCGGTTGAATGTCAGAAGGCGTAAGGATTTGAGGTCAGCAGAGGGATCGAATTGTCACAAAAGTTTGTATTTTTGAGAGCGATCGCTATCAGGAGTCGGGGATGATGCCTAAAAAAGCTGAATCAAAATGAGTGTTTTGTGTGGCAGCCGTATGGCAGATGTTGCTGCCCTGGGCATCTGGAATGCATATGCAATCCAATTTCTGGCTTATATCTAAAGTGTCAGTTGTGGGTCAGTTGTAAGGCAGTTGTTGTGCAGATGGTGCGAGGAGTGGGGAATGAATT
This region of Trichocoleus desertorum NBK24 genomic DNA includes:
- the tnpC gene encoding IS66 family transposase; the protein is MKELPPLAGLSHAEKDALIQGLWQELQTLRSEVEKLKQKRVKKTSRNSSLPPSQGFKPNQRRAQSPALNGEETGSHRNGGRELSQQPDQVVVAQAKSCPHCGVEVELSTQRLSGTYERIELPPMTPHITRVERYGGTCQCCQQAYEAPVPVGLEPGSPFGTSVVSLVTYLRYSHAISYQRLSQLMSELYGLSLSEGAIANLLQRVRSQLENPVAKIVERLRSARLVGSDETGARVKGTNQWEWVFQNDQVCLHVIRPSRGKTVIDTVMAGHQPQVWVSDLFSAQTAHPAHDWQVCLAHQLRDCQYAMDAGDELFAPRMKWLLLKAIALQRRRHTLAASTVQQYCSRFRGLLREILNLQPKSLEGQRLLKRYQKIRAHLLLFLTDETIPSTNNASEQALRWSVVFRKVTNGFRSDWGAELFAQVRSLVNTAKRQGIAAFDAISRALTSQQTDWLLG
- a CDS encoding serine hydrolase domain-containing protein, encoding MSDSWCCDRCTYQWPSFSRTGIGCENRDHKVLLSTDASFYIYSITKSLIATVALYLVGKRLLELDTPVHAYLSDLSLDSSITLRQLLSHTSGLPDYGGVPAYSEAVKANPSSPWSTETFLDLAQTQGLRFMPGKGWGYSNIGYLLLKRILERTTGLSIQMLLAQVIFSPLSLKKSFVPISLDNSFHLTPGYSAFFNGDELQDITHIYHPAWVAHRVVISTAPELTTIIDVLFRGQILDLSLVEQMSCPTYNLGKFPLFESLGYGLGLFVDTESPYGKVTGHTGEGPGYSAAAFHFSRLAGFSTTITALVNRDKHDYGLALVYKMARNCSTRLT